The following are encoded in a window of Kitasatospora fiedleri genomic DNA:
- a CDS encoding tetratricopeptide repeat protein codes for MGHREHEGDGGAAVPGAGGNGVPGGGVYDWFRRGVRLLEERHPAAAVQLLARAAEVEPGSRSIREALARAQFDAGQYARALESFRAVAEADPSDDYAQFGWGVSAARLGDFEVSAEHLALAVAMQPDNRHYQAALRQTRATLAARAGAYGPLLPGAPGYLAPLEGPEGPEGSGGPGRLDGPDGPGEG; via the coding sequence ATGGGTCACCGGGAGCACGAGGGCGACGGCGGGGCGGCGGTTCCGGGGGCGGGCGGGAACGGGGTGCCCGGCGGCGGGGTGTACGACTGGTTCCGGCGCGGGGTGCGGCTGTTGGAGGAGCGGCACCCGGCGGCGGCGGTGCAGCTGCTGGCGCGGGCGGCGGAGGTGGAGCCGGGGTCGCGGTCGATCCGGGAGGCGCTGGCGCGGGCGCAGTTCGACGCGGGGCAGTACGCGCGGGCGCTGGAGAGTTTCCGGGCGGTGGCGGAGGCCGATCCGTCGGACGACTACGCGCAGTTCGGGTGGGGGGTGTCGGCGGCCCGGCTGGGCGACTTCGAGGTCTCGGCGGAGCACCTGGCGCTGGCGGTGGCGATGCAGCCGGACAACCGGCACTACCAGGCGGCGCTGCGGCAGACCAGGGCGACGCTGGCGGCCCGGGCGGGGGCGTACGGGCCGCTGCTGCCGGGGGCGCCCGGGTACCTGGCGCCGCTGGAGGGCCCGGAGGGCCCGGAGGGTTCGGGCGGCCCGGGGAGGCTGGACGGCCCGGACGGTCCGGGTGAGGGCTGA
- a CDS encoding HAD-IIA family hydrolase gives MTENAAAVRSVPGSSAEALTEAYDTALLDLDGVVYAGPHAVVHAVESLERARAAGMRLAYVTNNASRPPRAVAEHLTELGVPAEPADVINSAQAAARLVSEKVPAGSRVLVVGGAGLLEALEERGLVPVRSLEDDPAAVVQGYDPSVGWKDLAEASYAVGRGLPWVASNTDLSIPTARGIAPGNGTLVAAVQAATGVEPEVAGKPLPPMHRETVLRTGAKRPLVVGDRLDTDIEGAFNGGVDSLLVFTGIATPEQVLAAPPEHRPTYLAEDLRGLLEAQPEVSALDGGRFGCGGWTAGADGGVLALDGTGGRIDAVRALCAAAWTWADGHDGAAPESAKALAGLPAAD, from the coding sequence ATGACGGAGAACGCCGCGGCGGTGCGGAGCGTGCCGGGGTCCAGTGCGGAGGCGCTGACGGAGGCGTACGACACGGCGCTGCTGGACCTGGACGGGGTGGTGTACGCCGGGCCGCACGCGGTCGTCCACGCCGTGGAGTCGCTGGAGCGGGCGCGGGCGGCCGGGATGCGGCTGGCGTACGTCACCAACAACGCGTCGCGGCCGCCGCGGGCGGTGGCGGAGCACCTGACGGAGCTGGGCGTGCCGGCCGAGCCCGCGGACGTGATCAACTCGGCGCAGGCGGCGGCCCGGCTGGTGTCGGAGAAGGTGCCGGCGGGGTCGCGGGTGCTGGTGGTCGGCGGGGCGGGACTGCTGGAGGCGCTGGAGGAGCGTGGGCTGGTGCCGGTGCGCTCGCTGGAGGACGACCCGGCGGCGGTGGTGCAGGGCTACGACCCGTCGGTCGGCTGGAAGGACCTGGCGGAGGCCTCGTACGCGGTGGGCCGGGGCCTGCCGTGGGTGGCCTCGAACACCGACCTGTCGATCCCGACGGCCCGGGGCATCGCGCCGGGCAACGGGACGCTGGTGGCGGCGGTGCAGGCGGCGACCGGCGTGGAGCCGGAGGTGGCGGGCAAGCCGCTGCCGCCGATGCACCGGGAGACGGTGCTGCGGACGGGGGCGAAGCGTCCGCTGGTGGTCGGTGACCGGCTGGACACCGACATCGAGGGCGCGTTCAACGGCGGGGTGGACTCGCTGCTGGTGTTCACCGGCATCGCCACGCCCGAGCAGGTGCTGGCCGCGCCGCCGGAGCACCGCCCGACCTACCTGGCCGAGGACCTGCGCGGCCTGCTGGAGGCGCAGCCGGAGGTGTCGGCGCTGGACGGCGGCCGGTTCGGCTGCGGCGGCTGGACGGCGGGCGCGGACGGCGGCGTGCTGGCGCTGGACGGCACGGGCGGCCGGATCGACGCGGTGCGGGCGCTGTGCGCGGCGGCCTGGACGTGGGCGGACGGGCACGACGGCGCGGCGCCGGAGTCGGCGAAGGCCCTGGCGGGGCTGCCCGCGGCGGACTGA
- a CDS encoding alkyl sulfatase C-terminal domain-containing protein: MATTEECRTALEQLSHNLAAAGGDIRKAAALDRSLSCHLTDLDLTFTGRLADGRLTGITEAPGPPATKADIKLTTTGDDLVALVAGTLPFPTAWATGRLKLDASLRDLLRLRTLL, encoded by the coding sequence ATGGCCACCACCGAGGAGTGCCGCACCGCGCTGGAGCAGCTCAGCCACAACCTCGCCGCCGCCGGCGGCGACATCCGCAAGGCCGCCGCCCTCGACCGCTCCCTCAGCTGCCACCTCACCGACCTCGACCTGACCTTCACCGGCCGCCTCGCCGACGGGCGGCTCACCGGCATCACCGAGGCCCCCGGCCCGCCCGCCACCAAGGCCGACATCAAGCTCACCACCACCGGGGACGACCTGGTCGCCCTGGTCGCCGGCACGCTCCCCTTCCCCACCGCCTGGGCCACCGGCCGCCTCAAGCTGGACGCGAGCCTCCGCGACCTGCTGCGCCTGCGCACCCTGCTCTGA